The Nerophis lumbriciformis linkage group LG05, RoL_Nlum_v2.1, whole genome shotgun sequence genome contains a region encoding:
- the agfg2 gene encoding arf-GAP domain and FG repeat-containing protein 2 isoform X2, whose amino-acid sequence MSNRKHRDNQEICARKVRELAQSGVNKHCFECNQPGVTYTDVTVGSFVCTSCSGMLRGLNPPHRVKSISMTTFSQQEVEFLQNHGNEVGRRTWLCLFEPKADGCSDMKDLQKFKEYLQDKYEKKKWHFSKMKNCRDMEGGPWSPGVQAVLAHGPLAGQHPPHSLPPNARPARMLSQMSPWDRAPAISPADVRADVFTARPSRSQSFRDAPLKDHNMCGIERQRPGSLSSALGGPTHGPSFPALPRPSGRAVSASGTTGPFRAFPKSLSLDFGGLKHTQAQPPVPLQTANAQDRFAAVSHLDSVFSDTAPPAGPPQYSSLFASRLSSSSTPASSPGVETVSSSQTFANFPNPFSSGTVSQQPTALSPSNPFSSPPGGDSSAVLPPPASFPPEAVNNQEANGFAALPASDEQPKVPRPMSVNPFTGNVYPSQATSRNPFI is encoded by the exons ATGTCGAACCGCAAGCACAGGGACAACCAGGAGATCTGCGCCCGTAAGGTCCGCGAGCTGGCCCAGTCCGGAGTAAACAAACACTGCTTCGAGTGCAACCAGCCCGGGGTGACTTACACGGACGTGACCGTGGGCAGCTTCGTGTGCACGTCATGCTCCGGAATGCT GAGAGGCCTCAACCCTCCGCACAGAGTCAAGTCCATCTCCATGACGACGTTCTCCCAGCAGGAAGTGGAATTCCTTCAAAACCATGGCAACGAG GTCGGCAGGAGGACTTGGTTGTGCTTGTTTGAGCCCAAGGCGGACGGCTGCTCCGACATGAAGGACTTGCAGAAGTTCAAAGAATATCTGCAGGACAAATATGAGAAGAAGAAATG GCATTTTTCCAAAATGAAGAACTGCCGAGACATGGAGGGAGGTCCTTGGAGTCCAGGGGTCCAGGCCGTCCTCGCTCATGGTCCTTTGGCCGGGCAGCACCCCCCTCATAGCCTGCCCCCAAACGCCAGGCCTGCCAGGATGCTG TCCCAGATGTCGCCGTGGGATCGAGCCCCGGCCATTTCGCCCGCCGACGTCCGCGCTGACGTGTTTACCGCTCGGCCCTCGCGCTCCCAAAGCTTCCGAGACGCCCCGCTGAAAG ACCACAACATGTGCGGTATTGAAAGACAGCGCCCCGGCTCACTATCGTCAGCACTGGGGGGTCCAACCCACGGCCCTTCCTTTCCTGCCCTTCCGCGGCCTTCAG GTCGAGCAGTGTCTGCCTCGGGGACCACGGGGCCTTTCAGGGCCTTCCCCAAATCTCTCAGCTTGGACTTTGGAGGGTTAAAACACACTCAAGCTCAGCCTCCTGTTCCTCTGCAGACCGCCAATGCCCAGGACAGATTCGCCGCAGTGTCCCAcctggacagcgtcttctctgaCACAG CGCCCCCTGCCGGCCCTCCGCAGTACAGTAGCCTGTTTGCCAGCAGGCTGTCTTCCAGCTCCACTCCCGCCAG CTCCCCAGGAGTGGAAACAGTGTCCAGCTCACAGACATTTGCAA ATTTCCCCAACCCATTCAGCTCCGGCACCGTCTCCCAGCAGCCCACTGCACTGTCCCCCAGTAACCCCTTCAGCAGCCCCCCAGGAG GCGACTCCAGTGCAGTTTTACCGCCGCCTGCCTCATTTCCTCCAGAGGCCGTCAACAACCAGGAAGCCAATG
- the agfg2 gene encoding arf-GAP domain and FG repeat-containing protein 2 isoform X1 translates to MSNRKHRDNQEICARKVRELAQSGVNKHCFECNQPGVTYTDVTVGSFVCTSCSGMLRGLNPPHRVKSISMTTFSQQEVEFLQNHGNEVGRRTWLCLFEPKADGCSDMKDLQKFKEYLQDKYEKKKWHFSKMKNCRDMEGGPWSPGVQAVLAHGPLAGQHPPHSLPPNARPARMLSQMSPWDRAPAISPADVRADVFTARPSRSQSFRDAPLKDHNMCGIERQRPGSLSSALGGPTHGPSFPALPRPSASSSFKNHFTLGRAVSASGTTGPFRAFPKSLSLDFGGLKHTQAQPPVPLQTANAQDRFAAVSHLDSVFSDTAPPAGPPQYSSLFASRLSSSSTPASSPGVETVSSSQTFANFPNPFSSGTVSQQPTALSPSNPFSSPPGGDSSAVLPPPASFPPEAVNNQEANGFAALPASDEQPKVPRPMSVNPFTGNVYPSQATSRNPFI, encoded by the exons ATGTCGAACCGCAAGCACAGGGACAACCAGGAGATCTGCGCCCGTAAGGTCCGCGAGCTGGCCCAGTCCGGAGTAAACAAACACTGCTTCGAGTGCAACCAGCCCGGGGTGACTTACACGGACGTGACCGTGGGCAGCTTCGTGTGCACGTCATGCTCCGGAATGCT GAGAGGCCTCAACCCTCCGCACAGAGTCAAGTCCATCTCCATGACGACGTTCTCCCAGCAGGAAGTGGAATTCCTTCAAAACCATGGCAACGAG GTCGGCAGGAGGACTTGGTTGTGCTTGTTTGAGCCCAAGGCGGACGGCTGCTCCGACATGAAGGACTTGCAGAAGTTCAAAGAATATCTGCAGGACAAATATGAGAAGAAGAAATG GCATTTTTCCAAAATGAAGAACTGCCGAGACATGGAGGGAGGTCCTTGGAGTCCAGGGGTCCAGGCCGTCCTCGCTCATGGTCCTTTGGCCGGGCAGCACCCCCCTCATAGCCTGCCCCCAAACGCCAGGCCTGCCAGGATGCTG TCCCAGATGTCGCCGTGGGATCGAGCCCCGGCCATTTCGCCCGCCGACGTCCGCGCTGACGTGTTTACCGCTCGGCCCTCGCGCTCCCAAAGCTTCCGAGACGCCCCGCTGAAAG ACCACAACATGTGCGGTATTGAAAGACAGCGCCCCGGCTCACTATCGTCAGCACTGGGGGGTCCAACCCACGGCCCTTCCTTTCCTGCCCTTCCGCGGCCTTCAG CAAGTAGCTCTTTCAAAAACCACTTCACTTTAG GTCGAGCAGTGTCTGCCTCGGGGACCACGGGGCCTTTCAGGGCCTTCCCCAAATCTCTCAGCTTGGACTTTGGAGGGTTAAAACACACTCAAGCTCAGCCTCCTGTTCCTCTGCAGACCGCCAATGCCCAGGACAGATTCGCCGCAGTGTCCCAcctggacagcgtcttctctgaCACAG CGCCCCCTGCCGGCCCTCCGCAGTACAGTAGCCTGTTTGCCAGCAGGCTGTCTTCCAGCTCCACTCCCGCCAG CTCCCCAGGAGTGGAAACAGTGTCCAGCTCACAGACATTTGCAA ATTTCCCCAACCCATTCAGCTCCGGCACCGTCTCCCAGCAGCCCACTGCACTGTCCCCCAGTAACCCCTTCAGCAGCCCCCCAGGAG GCGACTCCAGTGCAGTTTTACCGCCGCCTGCCTCATTTCCTCCAGAGGCCGTCAACAACCAGGAAGCCAATG